A region of Armatimonadota bacterium DNA encodes the following proteins:
- a CDS encoding DUF642 domain-containing protein, whose translation MKSKFTKSAAWLAVLAVSAGAHANLIVNGDFENQPNFGINGDGSYTRLDPGQMPGWTIASGHSVTIHKNPGAYPTISGAYSVNTDGEGQNGHNADFYQDFATSAGVSYTLDYNWLGWMASGAVLDVRIEVASSGAIVVQDLQNWDNLGVHHRQLSFVGDGTDYRLRILENPESGFNDNSYIVDDFSVEAVPEPATLAIAGLAAAALLRKRK comes from the coding sequence ATGAAATCAAAATTCACGAAATCAGCGGCCTGGCTTGCCGTTTTGGCCGTGTCAGCCGGGGCTCACGCCAACCTGATCGTCAACGGCGACTTTGAAAACCAACCGAACTTTGGCATCAACGGCGACGGGTCTTACACCCGGCTCGATCCCGGCCAAATGCCCGGTTGGACTATCGCGTCCGGCCACTCGGTCACTATCCACAAAAACCCCGGGGCCTACCCGACGATCTCGGGTGCCTACAGCGTCAATACGGATGGCGAAGGGCAAAACGGCCACAATGCCGACTTCTACCAAGATTTCGCCACCTCCGCAGGGGTGTCCTACACCTTGGACTACAATTGGCTAGGATGGATGGCCAGCGGGGCCGTGCTCGATGTCCGCATCGAAGTCGCCTCCAGCGGCGCCATCGTTGTGCAAGACCTCCAAAACTGGGATAACCTCGGAGTCCACCACCGCCAACTAAGTTTTGTCGGGGATGGCACCGACTATCGCCTGCGGATTTTGGAAAATCCGGAATCCGGGTTCAACGACAACTCCTACATCGTCGATGATTTTTCTGTCGAAGCCGTTCCGGAACCGGCAACCCTGGCCATCGCCGGTCTGGCCGCCGCCGCTCTGTTGCGCAAGAGGAAGTAA
- a CDS encoding helix-turn-helix transcriptional regulator — protein MVGYHLADLSLPPNRIFVGDGDLTAEKLEWAQPADMWTLVYYEHTNAVTQQNSTALVEPGTIVVFAPGVRGAHGRVGPDTHFQFLTFSLPGLGKQIHSIPRLITDRAHVFADLRRASSRITDATEPAVAFVWNFLWCVSEPKSRHRGRDVLYQVEAYVRQNLGRKLTVNELGAHAGLSQRQLLRLFREEHNMTVQEYVRQLKVQEATRLLLSTDLPVKAVASRVGISDLQEFNKLIRWATGASPSAYRAGSN, from the coding sequence ATGGTCGGGTACCACCTTGCCGATTTGAGTTTGCCGCCCAACCGGATTTTTGTGGGTGACGGCGATTTGACGGCGGAAAAGTTGGAATGGGCGCAACCGGCCGACATGTGGACCTTGGTCTATTACGAGCACACCAACGCGGTCACCCAGCAGAATTCGACCGCCTTGGTGGAACCGGGCACCATTGTGGTTTTCGCCCCGGGTGTGCGGGGAGCCCATGGCCGGGTTGGGCCTGACACGCATTTCCAATTTTTGACCTTTTCCCTCCCCGGCCTTGGCAAGCAGATCCATTCCATCCCCCGGTTGATCACCGACCGCGCCCACGTTTTTGCCGACCTGCGGCGAGCATCATCGCGGATCACGGACGCGACGGAACCTGCGGTCGCCTTTGTGTGGAATTTTTTGTGGTGCGTTTCCGAACCTAAGTCCCGCCATCGGGGCCGGGATGTGCTTTACCAGGTCGAAGCGTATGTGCGGCAAAACTTGGGCCGCAAGCTAACGGTGAACGAGTTGGGGGCGCACGCCGGACTTTCCCAACGGCAACTCCTGCGATTGTTCCGCGAAGAGCACAACATGACGGTTCAGGAATATGTCCGCCAACTTAAAGTCCAAGAGGCGACACGGCTGTTGCTTTCGACTGATCTGCCGGTAAAGGCGGTGGCGTCAAGGGTTGGGATTTCCGACCTGCAAGAGTTCAACAAACTCATCCGATGGGCGACCGGTGCGTCCCCATCGGCCTATCGGGCTGGATCCAATTGA